A single region of the Schizosaccharomyces osmophilus chromosome 3, complete sequence genome encodes:
- the cwf23 gene encoding DNAJ domain protein Cwf23: MGLEEETIDYYELLGISEDAQDADINRAWRKTSLKYHPDKNPDDPNAAEKFHLLQIAYNALTDTKTRQAYDAERLAKLARQRREEAFDLNRRTMADKLRDREKGFYFSEQQKDLENNRLREKLRSLQEQSARLRREREERLFQGDDSNKRKREESPEKTRSISDLDRSVKVRWKKKYVDQVDESLLRSFYSNFGPIHDIIIQKTVNDDKKYVYAILVFNTLDAAYSAVTAESPSVIKDAQWLKPSEGKKSVEEKQPKTSMDYEELTMLRMKQKQREREQEMKATTAET; this comes from the coding sequence ATGGGactagaagaagaaacaattgaTTACTATGAACTTCTTGGGATATCAGAAGATGCACAAGACGCTGACATTAATCGTGCATGGAGGAAAACTTCTCTAAAGTACCATCCAGACAAAAATCCAGACGATCCAAATGCTGCCGAGAAGTTCCATTTACTACAAATAGCTTACAATGCTTTAACGGATACAAAGACGCGTCAAGCTTACGATGCTGAACGACTGGCCAAGCTTGCTCGTCAAAGACGCGAAGAAGCATTCGATCTAAATAGAAGAACAATGGCCGATAAATTAAGGGACAgggaaaaaggattttatttttcggAACAGCAGAAAGATTTAGAGAATAATCGTTTGCGGGAAAAGTTGCGTTCTTTACAAGAGCAAAGTGCTAGATTACGACGAGAACGTGAAGAAAGATTATTTCAAGGTGACgattcaaacaaaagaaaaagagaagaaagtCCGGAGAAAACTCGGTCTATATCTGATCTTGATCGATCTGTGAAGGTCcgttggaagaaaaagtatgtCGACCAAGTCGATGAATCTTTACTACGTTCTTTCTATTCGAATTTTGGTCCAATTCACGATATaataattcaaaaaactgTTAATGATGACAAAAAATACGTTTACGCTattcttgtttttaatACCTTGGATGCCGCTTATTCTGCAGTAACAGCAGAATCCCCTTCAGTCATTAAGGATGCTCAATGGCTAAAGCCTTcagaaggaaagaaaagcgttgaagaaaaacaaccTAAAACATCAATGGACTACGAAGAATTAACGATGTTGCGAATGAAACAGAAGCAACGCGAAAGGGAACAGGAAATGAAAGCAACAACGGCCGAGACTTAA
- a CDS encoding mitochondrial oxidoreductase-like protein, OXLD1-like protein, translating to MKVNAFNLLFHSSKWIPKGNLNCFSRRIHEVPLLKPSLKFYKQLLKQPQPNLNVDTDANVSFLAVEEGPASLRTYSVGNVSHMYNGIRVPPKPEEPLNCCQSGCSICVWDVFADDLEEYNQARRKAKRSFLEKQMTLPKELESVSLEETSSLKELPPQLQAFVLLEKRLAQEQNQQ from the exons ATGAAGGTTAAtgcttttaatttattatttcattcttcaaaatggATACCAAAAGGGAATctcaattgcttttcgaGGCGTATTCATGAGGTGCCATTACTAAAGCCAAGTCTTAAGTTTTACAAGC AGTTATTGAAGCAACCGCAACCAAATTTAAACGTGGATACCGATGCAaatgtttcatttttagcTGTCGAAGAAGGCCCTGCTTCCTTACGGACGTATTCAGTCGGAAACGTTAGCCACATGTATAATGGTATTCGGGTTCCTCCAAAGCCAGAGGAACCTTTGAACTGCTGTCAAAGTGGCTGTTCTATTTGTGTCTGGGATGTTTTTGCTGATGACTTGGAAGAATACAACCAAGCTCGGCGGAAGGCCAAAAGAAGTTTTctggaaaagcaaatgacGCTTCCCAAAGAACTTGAAAGTGTATCGCTTGAGGAAACAAGCTCACTCAAGGAATTGCCACCTCAGCTACAGGCATTCGTACTTTTAGAGAAACGTCTGGCACAAGAGCAAAACCAACAATGA
- the psg2 gene encoding membrane trafficking protein, ER to Golgi Psg2, with the protein MFLMKNIVFVYSVLAYFAHFCYAVSSKSGAVPPGATATKVYRIASGTHVTGVETTIFRPHKTYKGLPTDAYYNCHPQKYYQSDMPICLPTPGSRWIKGKPQRVTWDPLYFKADELRLVLSYQNKSGLIAMEKKIKNKDGELNLKPNDKWLHGDFLQNLTVNIISVGEGNPTFISGPNITLQKSLDPQEQYAEEQEIYAPKRNLKAAIAVPSIFLGIILMIVLYHTYRKDTWKIFIAKMRLRKSNAGYGVRKSRRQRTRGRPTVSLASRSELVYDDSEDEEYFNSQLKKMY; encoded by the exons ATGtttttaatgaagaatATTGTTTTTGTGTACTCCGTCTTGGCATACTTTGCTCATTTTTGCTATGCGGTTTCTA GCAAATCTGGAGCAGTCCCTCCGGGAGCAACCGCTACAAAAGTATATAGAATAGCTAGTGGTACACATGTTACGGGAGTAGAAACAACGATTTTTCGACCTCACAAGACTTACAAAGGACTGCCTACAGATGCATATTACAATTGTCATCCTCAAAAATATTATCAAAGTGATATGCCTATTTGCTTGCCTACTCCCGGTTCTCGTTGGATTAAGGGAAAGCCTCAAAGGGTGACTTGGGACCCTTTGTACTTTAAAGCAGATGAATTACGTCTCGTGTTGTCTTATCAAAATAAATCTGGGCTAATTGctatggaaaaaaaaataaaaaataaagacg GAGAGCTTAACCTGAAACCAAATGACAAATGGCTACATGGCGACTTTCTTCAGAACCTGACTGTCAACATTATAAGCGTAGGCGAGGGAAATCCTACTTTTATATCGGGCCCTAATATCACTCTACAAAAATCTTTAGACCCTCAGGAACAGTATGcagaagaacaagaaatttATGCACCTAAGCGTAATTTAAAAGCAGCTATTGCTGTGCCTTCTATCTTCTTGGGTATCATACTCATGATAGTATTGTATCACACATATCGGAAGGATACTTGGAAAATCTTTATTGCTAAGATGCGCTTACGAAAATCAAACGCTGGTTACGGAGTCCGTAAAAGTAGAAGACAGCGTACGCGTGGACGGCCAACTGTCAGCCTTGCTTCAAGAAGTGAACTTGTATACGACGATTCCGAAGACGAAGAGTATTTCAATTCACAACTTAAGAAAATGTATTAA
- the prp11 gene encoding ATP-dependent RNA helicase Prp11, with protein MSRDTRSRSPPRRPSHRDRYNYKSSKHYDRYDDRRRSNYGHQSRSEYHGSHSSRRNHREDNWKHDRYRYDDTNERRNAIFPANRGSRSPRYNAPPISEDSSRGRNYASVPERTPEESKKEEQPVRRSRFDQPAKTERPPPPPSTSLNNTSERIAVIEKKPHESEETKDKSGFASSNPPLDPKIQARLEKVRAWKESKAAQSASKIDSSSVTKPTKNLMHDDKNAMPSKGISGFELGRSNDNNKEAKKMNRVRMDDEDAPRQLNLRDYEDLWDKEDREGVQANSNPNAMDEDEVDPLDAYMESLVGTVDTVRPGLLNTEVIDSHANEEDRITQSETLEEEENLLALAAKRSKKKDVISVDHSKMSYEDFRKDFYVEPEELKHLTPGEVDEFRASLEGIKVRGVDCPKPVTSWSQCGLSSQTMEVIRGLGYGNPTSIQSQAIPAISSGRDVIGVAKTGSGKTIAFLLPMFRHIRDQRPLRNGEGPIAIIMTPTRELAVQIHRECKPFAKALNLKAVCAYGGAPIKDQIAELKRGAEIVVCTPGRMIDVLSANQGRVTNLHRCTYLVLDEADRMFDLGFEPQVMRIINNVRPSRQTVLFSATFPRAMEALARKVLKKPIEITVGGRSVVASEVEQIVEIRSEGSKFMRLLELLGELYNTKADVRTLVFVDRQEAADTLFSDLMKRGYSSSSIHGGKDQNDRDSTISDYKAGVFDVLIATSVAARGLDVKSLQLVVNYDCPNHMEDYVHRVGRTGRAGHTGVAVTFITPDQDKYAVDVAKALTLSKQHVPNELRKLADQFLDKVKAGKEKAAGGGYGGKGLSRLDETRNAERKMQRKAYGEDYEEEEQQQVEENQAPLENLPAEKSTGDFTLDRVRAAIGGITARALSGQSAQANKLSQPISIIKSDTDEFKAKVEINDYPQQARWAVTNNANLVHVTELTGTSITTRGNFYLPGKNPEPGEEKLYLWIEGPSELVVSQAVAELKRLLLEALEHSLEGSSRAAPTGRYKVV; from the coding sequence ATGTCAAGAGATACTCGATCGCGGTCGCCGCCAAGACGACCATCTCATAGAGATCGGTACAATTATAAAAGTTCGAAACATTACGATCGCTACGATGACCGTCGAAGATCCAATTACGGTCACCAAAGTAGATCGGAGTATCATGGATCCCACAGTTCACGTAGGAATCATAGAGAGGATAATTGGAAACATGATCGGTATAGGTACGATGATAcgaatgaaagaagaaatgcaaTTTTCCCAGCTAATAGGGGCTCCCGTTCACCACGATACAATGCTCCTCCGATTTCTGAAGATTCCTCTCGTGGACGAAACTACGCAAGTGTTCCTGAAAGAACTCCTgaggaaagcaaaaaagagGAGCAGCCTGTAAGAAGATCTCGGTTCGACCAGCCAGCCAAAACAGAACGCCCGCCGCCTCCTCCTTCAACAAGCTTAAATAATACATCTGAACGTATAGCtgttattgaaaaaaaaccgCATGAATctgaagaaacaaaagataaATCTGGATTTGCTTCGTCAAATCCCCCTCTTGATCCCAAAATCCAAGCACGCTTAGAAAAAGTACGTGCATGGAAGGAATCGAAAGCTGCACAATCAGCAAGTAAGATAGATTCATCTAGTGTGACCAAGCCTACTAAAAATTTAATGCATGATGATAAGAACGCTATGCCTTCTAAAGGAATCTCGGGGTTTGAATTAGGGCGTTCAAACGACAACAACAAAGAAgcgaaaaaaatgaatcgCGTTCGTatggatgatgaagatgCTCCTAGACAATTGAATTTACGGGATTACGAAGACCTCTGGGACAAAGAAGATCGTGAAGGCGTTCAGGCTAACTCAAACCCGAATGCCATGGATGAAGATGAGGTCGACCCTTTAGACGCTTATATGGAATCGCTCGTCGGTACCGTTGACACTGTTCGACCAGGTTTATTGAACACTGAGGTCATTGACTCTCATGCGAATGAAGAGGACCGTATAACTCAATCGGaaactttggaagaagaagaaaacttacTCGCTCTTGCTGCTAAACgatcaaagaaaaaagatgtGATATCCGTAGACCATTCTAAAATGAGTTATGAAGATTTCCGAAAAGATTTCTATGTTGAGCCTGAAGAACTTAAACACCTTACTCCCGGAGAAGTCGACGAATTCCGTGCTTCCTTGGAAGGCATCAAAGTGCGTGGTGTAGATTGTCCTAAGCCTGTCACTAGTTGGAGTCAGTGTGGATTGTCTTCTCAAACTATGGAAGTAATTCGAGGTCTTGGTTATGGAAATCCAACGTCAATTCAGTCTCAGGCCATTCCCGCTATCTCATCCGGAAGAGATGTTATTGGCGTAGCTAAGACGGGTAGTGGTAAAACCATTGCATTTCTCCTTCCAATGTTCCGACACATTCGGGATCAGAGGCCTTTAAGAAATGGTGAAGGCCCTATTGCCATTATCATGACTCCAACGCGCGAATTGGCTGTCCAAATTCATCGAGAGTGTAAGCCTTTTGCAAAAGCTTTAAATTTAAAAGCCGTCTGTGCATATGGAGGTGCACCCATTAAGGACCAAATTGCAGAATTGAAGCGGGGAGCTGAAATTGTTGTGTGCACGCCTGGAAGAATGATTGATGTTTTGAGCGCCAACCAGGGACGAGTGACTAATTTACATCGCTGTActtatttggttttggaCGAAGCTGACCGCATGTTTGATTTGGGATTTGAACCACAGGTAATGCGGATTATAAATAATGTTCGTCCTAGCCGACAGAcggttttgttttctgctACTTTTCCAAGAGCCATGGAAGCTTTAGCTAGAAAGGTGTTAAAGAAGCCAATAGAAATTACAGTTGGAGGAAGATCCGTCGTTGCCTCTGAGGTTGAACAGATAGTTGAAATTCGCTCTGAAGGATCAAAGTTTATGCGCCTTTTGGAACTTCTTGGTGAACTATATAATACAAAGGCTGATGTACGAACTTTGGTGTTTGTTGATAGACAAGAAGCTGCCGATACTTTGTTCTCAGACCTGATGAAGCGTGGCTATAGTAGCAGCTCAATTCATGGAGGTAAAGATCAAAATGACCGTGATTCTACGATTAGTGATTACAAAGCGGGTGTTTTTGATGTTTTAATAGCCACCAGTGTAGCTGCTCGTGGATTAGACGTGAAATCATTACAACTTGTTGTGAATTATGATTGTCCTAATCATATGGAGGATTATGTACATCGGGTTGGCAGGACAGGCCGTGCTGGTCATACCGGTGTTGCTGTAACATTTATAACTCCGGACCAAGATAAATACGCTGTTGATGTAGCAAAAGCGCTGACTTTAAGTAAGCAGCATGTTCCAAATGAGTTACGGAAACTGGCAGACCAATTCCTGGATAAAGTCAAAGctggtaaagaaaaggctGCTGGTGGTGGTTATGGAGGTAAAGGTCTGTCCCGCTTAGATGAAACAAGAAACGCTGAGCGTAAAATGCAACGAAAAGCCTATGGTGAAGattatgaagaagaagaacaacaACAAGTTGAAGAGAACCAAGCTCCTTTGGAGAATTTACCCGCTGAAAAGTCTACTGGTGATTTTACACTTGACAGAGTTCGAGCAGCAATTGGTGGTATCACAGCTCGAGCATTGAGTGGTCAAAGTGCGCAAGCGAACAAGTTGTCACAACCCATCTCCATCATCAAAAGTGATACCGATGAATTTAAAGCAAAGGTAGAAATCAACGACTATCCTCAACAAGCAAGATGGGCTGTTACGAATAACGCTAATCTTGTGCATGTAACAGAATTGACTGGTACGAGTATAACAACGAGGGGTAACTTTTATCTTCCAGGAAAGAACCCAGAGCCTGGCGAGGAGAAACTATATCTTTGGATTGAAGGGCCATCTGAATTGGTTGTTAGTCAAGCTGTCGCTGAGCTTAAACGCTTACTTTTGGAGGCGCTAGAACACAGCCTTGAAGGATCAAGTAGGGCAGCTCCTACCGGGCGTTATAAGGTTGTGTAA
- the tdp1 gene encoding tyrosyl-DNA phosphodiesterase Tdp1, with amino-acid sequence MSRLGSIKRKGSPEESIPTIDSPIYLNQIASLPQEDNIHCLSLKQLIGSPQLKQTWQFNFCVDLNFILENIHPKVFRTVDIRITHGYDKKSDSLARLTAQKEHCPLQVQLYSVYVPMWGTHHSKIMVNFFEDESCQIVIHTANMVEPDWIGMSQAIYKTPLLFPKSGGTTSAPSAPNGEEGSSRKKTKNEVQNGVEVVDVDAETEDESPLESEMNQVGQQFQEDFLNYLTNYNHTNELINKLKNYDFSNVRAVFIGSVPGKFMDGKESQWGLGRLKHLLGKVEKKEKGKGEGFFDTDICVSQCSSMGSFGPKQDYLEELMEAFHCKRKQWKFIFPTVGQIQQSMLGWQSGSSIHFNILGKTSVEQVEDLRQNHNLHKWGSMKAGRERIAPHIKTYLRVSESGDRIRWALVTSANLSKPAWGTMEGKGAKSKTARGLRIKSYEAGVLFFPQLFENAGSTPSPVCSMVPTYKTNSPKPDIHSTTESHNESKSQLQVGFRMCWDFPPKEYVSKDEIWSPVVPRKDKDWLGYTWPPTWA; translated from the coding sequence atgtcAAGATTGGGTTctataaaaagaaaagggtCTCCAGAAGAAAGTATTCCAACCATTGATTCTCCAATTTACTTAAATCAAATAGCGTCTTTACCACAAGAGGATAATATACATTGTCTATCCTTAAAGCAATTAATTGGAAGCCCTCAATTGAAGCAGACATGGCAGTTCAACTTTTGTGTGGACTTAAATTTTATCcttgaaaatattcatccaaaagtttttcGGACGGTTGATATACGAATCACTCACGGATATGACAAAAAGTCAGACAGTCTGGCGAGACTGACCGCTCAAAAGGAACATTGTCCTCTTCAAGTCCAATTGTACAGCGTGTATGTACCCATGTGGGGAACCCATCATTCCAAAATCATGgtgaatttttttgaagatgaatCATGCCAAATTGTAATTCATACAGCAAACATGGTTGAGCCCGACTGGATTGGCATGTCCCAGGCTATTTACAAAACGCCGCTGCTGTTTCCCAAGTCAGGAGGAACAACCTCGGCGCCTAGTGCTCCTAATGGTGAAGAGGGATCATCGAGaaagaagacgaagaatGAGGTACAAAATGGTGTAGAAGTTGTGGATGTGGACGCTGAAACGGAAGACGAAAGTCCACTAGAAAGCGAAATGAATCAAGTTGGACAACAGTTTCAAgaagattttttaaattactTAACCAACTATAATCATACAAATGAACTCATaaataaactaaaaaaCTATGATTTCTCTAATGTTCGTGCTGTATTTATCGGGTCTGTACCTGGAAAGTTTATGGACGGCAAAGAGTCGCAATGGGGACTTGGAAGACTCAAGCATTTACTTGGAAAGGTtgagaaaaaggaaaaaggaaaaggagaagGATTTTTTGACACGGATATCTGTGTTTCACAATGTAGCTCCATGGGATCGTTCGGGCCGAAGCAGGActatttggaagaattgaTGGAAGCGTTTCATTGTAAGAGAAAGCAATGGAAGTTTATTTTTCCTACGGTAGGTCAAATTCAACAGTCAATGTTGGGATGGCAATCTGGGTCATCCATTCACTTTAACATATTGGGAAAGACAAGTGTGGAGCAGGTTGAAGATTTGCGACAAAACCATAATTTGCACAAGTGGGGATCGATGAAAGCTGGAAGGGAACGAATTGCTCCACACATTAAAACCTATCTTCGCGTAAGCGAGTCTGGTGATAGGATTCGATGGGCGCTAGTGACAAGTGCCAATTTGAGCAAACCGGCGTGGGGAACAATGGAAGGAAAGGGTGCGAAGTCAAAAACAGCTCGTGGTTTAAGGATTAAATCCTATGAGGCAGGTGTGCTATTCTTTCCTCAATTATTCGAAAACGCCGGAAGTACCCCTTCACCAGTCTGCAGTATGGTACCGACTTACAAAACCAATTCACCAAAACCGGATATCCATTCCACAACAGAAAGTCATaatgaatcaaaatctCAACTACAAGTCGGGTTTCGGATGTGTTGGGATTTTCCACCTAAAGAGTATGTATCTAAAGACGAGATCTGGTCTCCCGTTGTTCCACGAAAAGACAAGGATTGGCTAGGATATACTTGGCCTCCAACTTGGGCATGA
- the med31 gene encoding mediator complex subunit Med31, with the protein MDSKWLLSRVPDEKGRFEIELEFVQMLSNPWYLNFLAQHKYFEDESFLQYLEYLEYWREPEYVKFIIYPTCLHMLTLLKNPQFRIDISRADLSKQVNDEMYFEWLAKGGYQNPNPIP; encoded by the coding sequence ATGGATTCGAAATGGCTTCTTTCTCGTGTACCGGATGAGAAAGGTCGGTTTGAAATTGAGTTGGAATTCGTCCAGATGTTATCGAATCCTTGGTATTTAAACTTTCTTGCTCAACATAAATACTTTGAGGACGAAAGTTTCCTGCAGTATCTAGAATATTTGGAATACTGGAGGGAACCTGAATATGTCAAATTTATCATTTATCCCACCTGCTTGCATATGCTGACTCTCTTAAAAAATCCTCAGTTTCGAATTGATATATCTCGAGCAGACTTGTCTAAGCAGGTAAACGACGAAATGTATTTTGAATGGCTTGCAAAAGGTGGCTATCAAAATCCCAATCCCATTCCATAA
- the rad16 gene encoding DNA repair endonuclease XPF, producing the protein MEVPLHLTLSYQQKIFNEVINEDGLCVMAPGLSLLQIAANVLAYFAIPNSLVLLVGANFNDNELLQRELEEELGKGLQIVNTETMSVDKREKAYQEGGIFSVTSRILVMDLLTQIIPTENITGIVLLHADRIVSTGTEAFIIRLYREKNRTGFIKAFSDDPERFLMGVNALSNALRCMFLRHVFIYPRFHVDVTESLEKTPADVIELNVDFTDSQKSIQSCLLSCIEATVRELRRYNSAYLDMEEWNIDSALHKSFDVTIRRQLDPVWHRVSPKTKQLVGDLSTLKFLLIALISYDCVSFLKILDTIILSVRTGGFSSNSQPSPWLMLDSANTLIRIARDRVYRSPAGSMDEYYPVLEEQPKWSVLRDVLEEISHENVLHESNDPDFSTNSILIMCSEERTCLQLRDYLSTIHYDNKESFKMMNNRLMDYFQWREQYRNMSKSISKIEKNSKEKQSTPETSRKGTPASKRRRVRGGGTAMSRSTPESNVTQENFSNDIRLERLLLSQISKSTYTQEENESFEVLSDNNSIYIYTYNYELDTLLLNTLRPRFIIMFDSDPDFIRRIEVYKATYPQRATRVYFVYYGGSVEEQKYLYTVRREKDSFSKLIRERSNMAIILTGENERFEGQETKFLRNVNTRIAGGGHVSVTNEKPRIVVDLREFRSSLPSILHGNNFSVIPCQILVGDYVLSPNICVERKSIRDLIQSLSSGRLYSQCEAMLEHYEIPVLLIEYEQNQTFTSPPFSDLSTEIGKSDVQSKLVLLTLAFPKLRILWSSSAYATSLMFQDLKVLEKEPDPAVAASIGLEAGQDSTNTYNQAPVDLLMGLPYISMKNYKNVVYSDLKNIQEACQTDERKWSELIGPEAGRSLYTFFRKELKDYE; encoded by the exons atgGAGGTACCTCTCCATCTAACACTATCCtaccaacaaaaaatatttaatgaAGTTATTAATGAGGACGGACTCTGTGTTATGGCACCAGGCCTTTCTTTACTTCAAATTGCAGCAAATGTTTTAGCTTATTTTGCCATTCCAAATTCTTTAGTTCTGCTTGTCGGAGCCAATTTTAACGATAATGAGCTATTACAGCgagaattggaagaagagttGGGAAAAGGTCTGCAAATTGTAAACACAGAAACTATGTCTGTAGACAAACG AGAAAAAGCATACCAAGAGGGAGGTATTTTTTCAGTCACCAGTCGAATTTTGGTGATGGATTTATTAACTCAGATAATCCCGACAGAAAATATTACGGGCATCGTTTTGCTGCATGCAGACAg AATTGTCTCAACCGGAACAGAGGCTTTCATAATACGATTGTATAGAGAGAAAAACAGGACTGGATTCATAAAAGCTTTTAGTGATGATCCGGAACGATTTTTGATGGGAGTTAACGCTCTCAGCAATGCGTTGAGATGCATGTTTCTTCGCCATGTCTTCATTTATCCTCGTTTCCATGTTGATGTGACCGAGTCTTTAGAAAAGACTCCAGCAGACGTTATCGAGCTAAATGTCGATTTTACAGATTCTCAGAAATCAATTCAATCTTGCCTACTTTCTTGTATTGAAGCTACCGTTCGAGAACTACGGAGATATAACTCGGCTTACCTCGACATGGAAGAATGGAACATTGATTCTGCTTTACACAAGAGCTTTGATGTAACTATTCGTCGTCAACTTGATCCGGTTTGGCATCGCGTGAGTCCTAAGACTAAGCAACTGGTAGGTGACCTTTCAACGttaaaatttcttttaattgcACTAATCTCCTACGATTGTGTCAGCTTTCTTAAGATTTTGGATACTATCATTCTTTCTGTACGCACAGGGGGATTTTCTAGTAATTCTCAACCATCGCCGTGGCTCATGTTGGATTCCGCAAATACATTGATTCGGATAGCTAGAGATCGTGTTTATCGTTCTCCAGCTGGATCCATGGATGAGTATTATCCTGTTTTAGAAGAACAGCCAAAGTGGTCTGTTTTGCGCGATGttttagaagaaataaGCCATGAAAACGTACTCCATGAAAGTAATGACCCTG ATTTCTCAACGAACTCAATTTTGATAATGTGCTCGGAAGAACGTACTTGCTTACAATTACGAGACTACTTAAGTACTATACATTACGACAATAAAGAGTCCTTCAAAATGATGAACAATCGACTGATGGACTATTTTCAATGGCGTGAACAATACAGAAATATGAGCAAATCCATAagcaaaattgaaaaaaactctaaagaaaagcaaagtacACCTGAAACTAGCAGGAAGGGTACACCTGCTTCTAAACGACGAAGAGTAAGAGGAGGCGGCACAGCTATGTCTCGATCAACTCCAGAAAGCAATGTAACTCAAGAAAATTTTTCCAATGATATAAGATTGGAAAGACT TTTACTCTCACAAATATCGAAGTCAACTTATACGcaggaagaaaatgaatcttTTGAGGTATTAAGTGATAATAATTccatttatatttatactTATAACTACGAATTGGATACCCTTCTCCTTAATACTTTGCGCCCACGATTCATTATAATGTTCGATTCTGATCCTGACTTCATCCGGAGGATTGAGGTGTATAAAGCTACCTATCCACAAAGGGCAACACGAGTATATTTCGTTTATTATGGAGGATCCGTtgaagaacaaaaatacCTGTATACCGTAAGAAGAGAGAAAGATTCCTTCTCCAAATTAATTAGGGAGCGATCA aacATGGCTATTATCCTTACAGGAGAAAATGAACGTTTTGAAGGCcaagaaaccaaatttttgagaaacGTGAACACACGAATTGCTGGTGGAGGCCATGTATCAgtaacaaatgaaaaaccaaGG ATAGTGGTGGATCTTCGAGAATTCCGAAGCTCTTTACCATCCATATTGCATGGAAACAACTTCTCTGTTATTCCCTGTCAAATACTGGTCGGCGATTATGTGCTTTCTCCAAATATTTGTGTTGAAAGGAAGTCTATTCGTGACTTAATACAATCGTTGAGTAGTGGTAGACTTTATTCTCAGTGTGAAGCTATGCTAGAGCACTATGAAATACCCGTGCTGCTAATCGAATATGAGCAAAATCAAACGTTTACTTCTCCT CCGTTTTCGGATCTTTCAACTGAAATTGGTAAATCAGATGTACAATCCAAGTTGGTGCTTTTAACGCTTGCGTTTCCTAAGTTGCGAATCCTTTGGTCTTCTAGTGCTTATGCTACATCCTTGATGTTTCAAGACTTAAAGGTATTGGAAAAAGAGCCAGATCCAGCCGTCGCAGCATCCATTGGTTTGGAAGCTGGTCAAGATTCCACAAACACTTACAACCAAGCTCCAGTTGACTTATTAATGGGGCTTCCCTATATATCTATGAAAAACTATAAGAATGTTGTTTATAGCGATTTAAAGAATATACAGGAAGCGTGCCAGACAGACGAGCGCAAATGGTCTGAACTTATCGGAC